GCGAACATCGCCCTCGACGCCGCCGACCGGCACTGGATCCCGGTCAAGCGCGACTGGCGGCTCAACGAGCGGCACTACGGCGCGCTGCAGGGCAAGAACAAGAAGCAGACGCTGGACGAGTTCGGCGAGGAGCAGTTCATGCTCTGGCGCCGCTCGTACGACACGCCGCCGCCGGCCATCGACCCGAAGGACGAGTTCAGCCAGTCCGGCGACGCGCGGTACGCCGACCTCGGCGACCAGGCCCCGCTGACGGAATGCCTGAAGGACGTTGTGGCCCGCCTGCTGCCGTACTGGGAGTCGGCGATCGTCCCCGACCTGCGGGCAGGCCGCACCGTGCTGGTCGCCGCGCACGGCAACTCGCTGCGCGCGCTGGTGAAGCACCTCGACGGGATCTCCGACGACGACATCGCCGCGCTGAACATCCCGACCGGCATCCCGCTGCGCTACGACCTGACCGCGGACCTCAAGCCGGTCAAGGCGGGCGGCGAGTACCTGGACCCGGAGGCGGCGAAGGAAGCCGCCGCCGCGGTCGCGAACCAGGGCCGCTGACCCCTCCGCTGCTGACCCGCTCGTGAGTGGCGGCGCCGGTTAGAACCGGCATCGCCGCTCACGAGCGGAGTGGGCGGTCTGGCGGCAGTGCGGCGTCGCGTGGCTTCGTGGTGAGCGGCGGCACCGGTTCTCACCGGCATCGCCGCTCACGAGCCGGAAGCGGTGATCGCCTTCATCCCGGACACCTTCCACTCGCTGCCCTGGCGCACGAGGTCGAGGTGCACCGGCAGCCGGTTGGCCCCGGGGTGCTGGCCGCCGGTGGTCGTCAGCTGCGCGGCCAGCAACGCCGACGCGTGCGTGCCGTCCGGGCTTATCTGCGTCAGCGCGGCCGTCGAATCCGCGCCGTAGGTCGCCTTCGTCCCGGTCTGCTTGATGCGGTCCACGGTTTCCTGGCGGCTCTTCCGGAATTCGGTCAACAGCGGTTCCGCGGCCACGTTTTCCCAGGCCGCGTAGTTCCCGTCGATGTTCTGCGGGTCGACGGTCATCAGCACCCCGCCGTCCCGGCGAGCCGCCTCGACCGCGGAATCCCGGTTCGCGGCAAGGCCTTTCGCCGGCGCGGCGGCCGAGGCGATCGGGCCGCGCGGGTCGAAGTTCAAGTCCTCCAGCTGCCAGTGCCCGCTCGTCCGGACCGCGGTGACCAGCATGAGCGCGCCGGCCTGGTTCTTGGCCCCGTCCGGACGCTTGCTGTGCTGGGTGGCCGCGACCAGCATCCGCGCGTGGTCCGGGGTCAGTTCGGCCAATCCGGTTTCCATCACCTGCGTCTGCGTGGTCACCGGTTCGGCGCGGACCTCGGCGAACGTCTTGTCGAACTGCGCGCGGGCCCCGCCGGTCAGGTACTCCTGCTCGGTTTTCGCGACCTCGTCCGGTTTCGTGGAGTCGTAGCTGAACGCGGCCTCCACGGCTTTCTTGATGCCGGACATCGCGTCGCTGGTCGCCTGCGGGTCCACATAGGCCACATTCGCCGGTGCGGGAGCAGGAGAAGGCGCGGGCGGCGCGGGTTGCTGGGACGCGGCGCATCCGGCGGTGAGCAAGGCCGCGGCGAGAACAGCGCGCCTCACAGCAGACCCGCCTCCCGCGCGAGAGCACCCGCTTGGAACCGCGACGTCGCACCCAGTACATCCATCAATTCGGCCACCCGCCGACGGTACGTCCGCAGCCCGACGCCCATCGCCCGGGCCGCCTTTTCGTCGGTGGAACCGGAAGACAGCAGGTCGAGCAGCTGTGGCGTGTACTGGCGCAGTTCGGCGAACCGCGTCTCGTACGCCTCCATCGCGGTCGACGAACGCCACGCGGCCTCGAACAGCGACGAGATTCCGCGCACCAGATCCGGGGCGGTCACGACGTGGTAGCCAGGCCCGGCGGCGAGGATGGCGACGCGGCCGTCGAGCAGGATCGTCTCGTTGATCTCGTGGTCGCTGATCCGGACTTCCGCGCCGAGCTGGCGCAGCGTCTGCAGGTGCTCGGCGCCGGCCGGATCGAGCAGCACGCGCGACAGGTAGACCTTGCGGACCCGCAGCTTCGGCCGCGCGGGCAGCTCCCGGGCGAATTTCTGCATCGCGGACCAGGTGTGCAGGTCGTTCGCGGCGCAGGCGAACTCGTCGGCGCCGGCGAGCAGGTGTCCGGCGCGCTCGACCAGTTCTCGTTCGTCGCGGATGGACGCGACTTCCTCGGCTCGGGGCACGGCGTCCAGTGTTCCCGCGTTGGCAGCTTGCTGCCAATTCCGCCGCCGGAACCCGCCGCGCCGCACAGTGGAGACATGACCGGAACGACACTTCCCGCCGCTGCCGCGGGCACCTGGCAGCTCGGCTCCCGCACCGTCAACCGGCTCGGCTTCGGTTCGATGCGGCTCGGCGGTTCGCTCGACCCGAACGTGCCTGCCGACGCCGACCGCGCGATTTCGGTGCTGCGCCGGGCCGTGGAGCTGGGCGTGAACCACATCGACACCGCGGCGTTCTACTTCGGAGCCGGCTGGTCGGCCAACGCGTTGATCAAGACCGCGCTCGCGCCGTACGGCGACGACCTCGTGCTCACCACCAAGGTCGGCCCGTCGCGCGACGAATCCGGCCAGTTCCGGCCGTTCGCCCGTCCCGACGAACTGCGCGGCCAGGTCGAGCAGAACCTGCGCGAACTCGGCCGTGACCGGATCGACGTCGTCAACCTGCGGATCGGCACCGGCCTCGAGCGCGGCACCGGCTCGCTCGCCGAGCATTTCGGCGTGCTGGCCGAACTGCGCGCCGAGGGACTGATCGGCGAGCTGGGCATTTCCAACGTCAGCGCCGAACACCTCGCCGAGGCGCAGGCGATCGCGCCGGTGGTGTGCGTGCAGAACCAGTACGGCCTGTCCGCCCGCCGCGAGGACGACGAGCTGTTGCGGCTGTGCGGCGAGCAGGGCGTGGCGTTCGTGCCGTTCTTCGCGGTCGCGAGCGGCGCGAGTGGACAGTCCGACGAACGGGTCGCCGAGGTTGCGCGCCGGCACGGCGTGACCGACGCTCAGGTGCGGCTGGCGTGGACGCTCGCGCAGGGCCCGCACGTGCTGGCGATCCCCGGCACAGGTGACCCCGCACACCTGGAACAGAACGTCGCCGCGGCCGCGCTGAAGCTGTCCGACGAGGACCTCGAGACCCTCGACGCGCACTGAGCGCTAAGCGGGTCGACTTGGCGGGAACATCTCGATCGGGTGAACAGGGCCTGACCCCGAGGCGAATATGTACCCCTCAGGTGTCACTCGCCTCACGACAGGGCTTCCAGGACTAGGCCGGAAGGCTACCGGGATGCTTACGATTCCCCCGTGACCACGCCTGTTGTCCTGCTGACGGCCATCGGCGCTCTTGTCGTCGGCGCGGTCGCCGGGTTCCTCGCGGCCAGGGTCCGCGCCCGGCGAGAGGCGGCGCGGCCCACCGGCCCGACCGTCGCGGAGCTGCTCGAACGGCTGATCCGCTCCTCGAACAACGGCGTCATCGTGCTCAACCGGTTCGGCGACCTGGTGCTGCACAATCCGCGGGCGTACGAACTCGGCCTGGTCCGGGTGAACCAGGCCGATCCGCGGGCGCGCAAGGCGGCCGAACAGGTGGTCGAGACCGACGAGCCGATGGAGGTCGACCTCTCGCCGCTGGAGAACCGCGGCCGCCGCCAGCCCGAGGCGGTGCTCGGCGAGGTCCGGCCGCTCGGCGACGGGTTCACCGTCGTCGAGGCCGTCGACCATTCCGAGGCGATCCGGCTGGAGGCGGTCCGCCGGGACTTCGTCGCGAACGTCAGCCACGAGCTGAAGACCCCGGTCGGCGCGATCGCGCTGCTCACCGAGGCCGTGCTGGACGCCGCCGAGGACGTCGAGGAGGTCCGCCGCTTCGGCGGCAAGATCCTGCGCGAATCCACCCGGCTCGGCCAGCTCGTCACCGAGCTGATCGCGCTGTCGCGCCTCCAGGGCGCCGAGCGGCTGCCGGACCTCAACGTGGTCGAGGTCGACGCCGTCGTGCGCGAGGCGCTCGGGCGCACCACGCTGTCCGCGGAATCCGCCGACATCACCATCACCACCGACACGCCGAGCGGCCTGCTCATCGAGGGCGACCGGACGCTGCTGGTCACCGCGTTGTCGAACCTGCTGGAGAACGCCGTCGCGTACTCGTCGGCGGGCAGCCCGGTGTCGATCTCGCGCCGGCTCGCCGACGGCATGGTCGAGATCGCGGTGACCGACCGCGGCATCGGCATCGCCGAGGACGAGCAGCAGCGCGTGTTCGAGCGCTTCTACCGCGCGGACAAGGCGCGTTCGCGCGCCACCGGCGGCACCGGCCTCGGACTGGCGATCGTGAAACACGTCGCGGCCAACCACGGCGGTTCGGTCGGCCTGTGGAGCCGTCCCGGCACCGGGTCGACCTTCACCCTGCGCATCCCCGCGCACGTGCGCACCGAACCCGCCGACACCGCACGCAAGGCCGCGCCCGCGCGGCCGGACAAGACCCCCGAGCGGACACCCCGGCTCGTGGCAACCGGGCAGGAAGTCTCCAGCCCAGACCATGGAGGAAACCTGTGACGAGGGTTCTCATAGTCGAGGACGAAGAGTCCTTCGCCGACCCGCTCGCCTTCTTGCTGCGCAAGGAGGGCTTCACCGCGGCGGTCGCGGTGACCGGCCAGCAGGCGCTCGAAGAGTTCGACCGCAACGGCGCCGACATCGTGCTGCTCGACCTGATGCTGCCCGGGATGAGCGGCACCGACGTCTGCAAGCAGCTGCGGCAGCGTTCCGCGGTGCCGGTGATCATGGTGACCGCGCGCGACAGCGAGATCGACAAGGTCGTCGGGCTGGAACTCGGCGCCGACGACTACGTGACCAAGCCGTACTCGGCGCGCGAGCTGATCGCGCGGGTGCGCGCGGTGCTGCGCCGCGGCGGCGAGCCGGGCAGCGACGGCGAACTCGCGCCGCTGGTGCTGTCGGCCGGACCGGTGCGGATGGACGTCGAACGGCACGTCGTGACCGTGGACGGCGGCGAGGTTTCGTTGCCGCTCAAGGAGTTCGACCTGCTGGAATACCTGCTGCGCAACGTCGGCCGGGTGCTCACCCGCGGCCAGCTGATCGACCGGGTGTGGGGCGCGGACTACGTCGGCGACACCAAGACCCTCGACGTCCACGTGAAGCGGCTCCGCTCGAAGATCGAGCCGGACCCGGGTTCGCCGCGGCACCTGGTGACCGTGCGCGGGCTCGGCTACAAGTTCGAGACCTGAGCCGCCCTTTCGAACCGTCCGTGAAGGACTCCTTGAGGGAATCTGATTCCCCCAAGGAGTCCTTCACGGCTTTTGTCCGGGTTTCCGTGCACACCGTGCCGGTCCGCGCACGCTGAGTTGATGTGGATCCGAGTGGAGTTGGTTACAGTTTCGAGACCTGGCACTGGGACCGGTACGCTGAATCCTCGTGCGCCTAGGGGTACTCGACGTCGGTTCCAATACCGTCCACTTGCTCGTGGTCGACGCCCACCGTGGCGCCCACCCGACCCCGATGCACTCCGAGAAAACGATGCTGCGGCTGGCCGAACAGCTCACCGGGTCCGGCGAACTGAGCCGTCCCGGCGAGGACGGCCTGGTCCGGGCGGTCGAATCGGCCAAGGCCGCGGCCGCGCGGCTCGGCTGCGAGGACGTGCTGGCGTTCGCGACCTCCGCGGTGCGCGAGGCGAAGAACTCGGCGAAGGTGCTGGCCAGGGTGGGCGCCGAGACCGGCGTCGACCTGCGCGTCCTGTCCGGTGAGGACGAGGCGCGGCTCACCTTCCTCGCGGTCCGCCGGTGGTACGGCTGGTCGGCCGGGAAACTGCTGGTGCTGGACATCGGCGGCGGATCGTTCGAGGTCGCGATGGGCCGCGACGAGGAACCCGAACTCGCCGAATCGCTCCCGCTCGGCGCCGGGCGCACCACCCGCACCCGCTTCCGCAACGACCCGCCGACCCGTTCCGAGGTCGTCGCGACGTCGGCCTGGCTCGAGGACCAGCTCGCCGGGCTCGCGAAGAAGGTCGCCGCGCAGGGCCTTCCGGACCGGGTCGTGGCGACCTCCAAGACGTTCCGCTCGCTCGCCCGGCTGACCGGGGCGGCCCCCTCGGCGGCGGGCCCCCGCGTGCGCCGTACGCTCACCGACACCGCCCTTCGCCAGCTCATCGCCTTCATTTCGCGGATGACCGCCGCGGATCTGGCCCAGCTGGAAGGCGTCAGCGCGAGCCGGTCGCACCAGCTCGTGGCGGGCGCGCTGGTGGCGCAGGCCGCGATGCGGGCGCTCTCCCTCACGGAGTTGGAGATTTGCCCCTGGGCGCTGCGAGAGGGTGTCATCCTGCGGCGGTTGGACCACGCCAACGGCGCGGACGAAACTGGGACCGCGGTCGCCGGCGTTTCGGCGAGCGGGGAGGACCGGTGACAGCAGCGGACTGGACTTGCCCGACGAAGACCAGGCACGGTGAAGAGGTGACGGACATGCACTGCACGGTGTCGATCG
The nucleotide sequence above comes from Amycolatopsis sp. AA4. Encoded proteins:
- a CDS encoding phosphoglyceromutase, producing the protein MAELGTLVLLRHGQSTWNAENLFTGWVDVPLSETGEREARQGGQLLAEAGLLPDVVHTSLLRRAISTANIALDAADRHWIPVKRDWRLNERHYGALQGKNKKQTLDEFGEEQFMLWRRSYDTPPPAIDPKDEFSQSGDARYADLGDQAPLTECLKDVVARLLPYWESAIVPDLRAGRTVLVAAHGNSLRALVKHLDGISDDDIAALNIPTGIPLRYDLTADLKPVKAGGEYLDPEAAKEAAAAVANQGR
- a CDS encoding oxidoreductase produces the protein MTGTTLPAAAAGTWQLGSRTVNRLGFGSMRLGGSLDPNVPADADRAISVLRRAVELGVNHIDTAAFYFGAGWSANALIKTALAPYGDDLVLTTKVGPSRDESGQFRPFARPDELRGQVEQNLRELGRDRIDVVNLRIGTGLERGTGSLAEHFGVLAELRAEGLIGELGISNVSAEHLAEAQAIAPVVCVQNQYGLSARREDDELLRLCGEQGVAFVPFFAVASGASGQSDERVAEVARRHGVTDAQVRLAWTLAQGPHVLAIPGTGDPAHLEQNVAAAALKLSDEDLETLDAH
- a CDS encoding response regulator transcription factor yields the protein MTRVLIVEDEESFADPLAFLLRKEGFTAAVAVTGQQALEEFDRNGADIVLLDLMLPGMSGTDVCKQLRQRSAVPVIMVTARDSEIDKVVGLELGADDYVTKPYSARELIARVRAVLRRGGEPGSDGELAPLVLSAGPVRMDVERHVVTVDGGEVSLPLKEFDLLEYLLRNVGRVLTRGQLIDRVWGADYVGDTKTLDVHVKRLRSKIEPDPGSPRHLVTVRGLGYKFET
- a CDS encoding Ppx/GppA phosphatase family protein, producing the protein MRLGVLDVGSNTVHLLVVDAHRGAHPTPMHSEKTMLRLAEQLTGSGELSRPGEDGLVRAVESAKAAAARLGCEDVLAFATSAVREAKNSAKVLARVGAETGVDLRVLSGEDEARLTFLAVRRWYGWSAGKLLVLDIGGGSFEVAMGRDEEPELAESLPLGAGRTTRTRFRNDPPTRSEVVATSAWLEDQLAGLAKKVAAQGLPDRVVATSKTFRSLARLTGAAPSAAGPRVRRTLTDTALRQLIAFISRMTAADLAQLEGVSASRSHQLVAGALVAQAAMRALSLTELEICPWALREGVILRRLDHANGADETGTAVAGVSASGEDR
- a CDS encoding response regulator transcription factor — its product is MPRAEEVASIRDERELVERAGHLLAGADEFACAANDLHTWSAMQKFARELPARPKLRVRKVYLSRVLLDPAGAEHLQTLRQLGAEVRISDHEINETILLDGRVAILAAGPGYHVVTAPDLVRGISSLFEAAWRSSTAMEAYETRFAELRQYTPQLLDLLSSGSTDEKAARAMGVGLRTYRRRVAELMDVLGATSRFQAGALAREAGLL
- a CDS encoding cell wall metabolism sensor histidine kinase WalK is translated as MTTPVVLLTAIGALVVGAVAGFLAARVRARREAARPTGPTVAELLERLIRSSNNGVIVLNRFGDLVLHNPRAYELGLVRVNQADPRARKAAEQVVETDEPMEVDLSPLENRGRRQPEAVLGEVRPLGDGFTVVEAVDHSEAIRLEAVRRDFVANVSHELKTPVGAIALLTEAVLDAAEDVEEVRRFGGKILRESTRLGQLVTELIALSRLQGAERLPDLNVVEVDAVVREALGRTTLSAESADITITTDTPSGLLIEGDRTLLVTALSNLLENAVAYSSAGSPVSISRRLADGMVEIAVTDRGIGIAEDEQQRVFERFYRADKARSRATGGTGLGLAIVKHVAANHGGSVGLWSRPGTGSTFTLRIPAHVRTEPADTARKAAPARPDKTPERTPRLVATGQEVSSPDHGGNL